One genomic region from Arthrobacter pigmenti encodes:
- a CDS encoding tRNA (adenine-N1)-methyltransferase, which translates to MNTSHPDTETGQQPHGAAARRGPFRPGERVQLTDEKGRMNTITLTPGGAFHTHKGFLNHDQLIGASEGTIVTNTTGAPYQALRPLLSDFVLSMPRGAAVVYPKDAGQIVTMADIYPGSRVVEAGVGSGALSISLLRAVGDNGYLHSFERREEFADIAKGNVETIFGGKHPAWKITLGDFQEQVLEQEAPGSVDRVVLDMLAPWECLESVATVLAPGGVWINYVATVTQLSRTAEAIRADGRFTEPEAWESMVRGWHLEGLAVRPDHRMVAHTGFLLTTRRLAHGVTGISTKRRPSKTGFSEEDLNAWTPRAVGERAVSDKRLRRVARDASSTVQRGALPADEAQTRREAEQNGSPG; encoded by the coding sequence ATGAACACAAGTCACCCCGACACCGAGACCGGGCAGCAGCCTCACGGTGCCGCTGCCCGCCGTGGACCGTTTCGGCCCGGTGAACGGGTGCAGCTCACGGACGAGAAAGGGCGAATGAACACCATCACCCTTACACCCGGCGGCGCTTTCCATACCCATAAGGGTTTCCTTAACCACGACCAGCTGATCGGTGCATCCGAGGGCACCATCGTCACTAATACCACCGGGGCTCCATACCAGGCGCTGCGACCGCTGCTCTCGGACTTCGTGTTGTCGATGCCCCGCGGAGCTGCGGTTGTTTACCCGAAGGACGCCGGCCAGATAGTCACCATGGCCGACATCTATCCCGGTTCCCGTGTTGTCGAAGCCGGTGTAGGGTCAGGCGCACTCTCTATCTCATTGCTCCGGGCCGTGGGTGACAACGGGTACCTGCACTCCTTCGAGCGCCGCGAGGAGTTCGCAGATATTGCGAAAGGCAATGTTGAAACCATATTCGGCGGCAAGCACCCCGCCTGGAAAATAACGCTTGGGGATTTCCAGGAACAGGTCCTCGAACAGGAGGCGCCCGGCAGTGTGGACAGGGTTGTGCTGGACATGCTCGCGCCCTGGGAATGCCTCGAATCCGTAGCAACGGTTCTCGCTCCCGGCGGTGTGTGGATCAACTATGTTGCCACCGTGACACAGCTCTCCCGGACGGCCGAGGCAATCCGCGCAGACGGCCGGTTTACAGAGCCTGAGGCTTGGGAATCGATGGTTCGTGGCTGGCATCTGGAAGGACTCGCGGTACGCCCGGATCACCGGATGGTCGCCCATACCGGCTTCCTGCTGACTACGCGCCGCCTGGCACACGGCGTTACGGGAATCAGCACCAAGCGACGGCCGTCCAAGACAGGGTTCAGCGAGGAGGACCTCAACGCATGGACGCCGCGGGCGGTTGGGGAACGAGCAGTTTCCGACAAGCGGCTCCGCCGCGTTGCCCGGGACGCAAGTTCAACTGTTCAACGCGGGGCACTCCCCGCGGACGAAGCACAGACTCGCAGGGAAGCTGAGCAGAACGGCTCACCCGGCTGA
- the arc gene encoding proteasome ATPase, which produces MTLDTADNGSGTGQPAPDPARANTDSQLAVAQRQLNVLRDKLRHIDRQLASATSNNAKLVSALENARTEIIRLKAALEKEGATPFSFATIIQVNARGSAVPGSGAQAALQDSADIFQSGRKLRVSVSPLVNVEQLMPGQEVLLNESLTIVAALSFERTGELVTIKELLGKDRVLVIGRADEERVVRLSGPLQLERIRVGDALSVDNRTGYALEKIARSEVENLVLEEVPDIAYEDIGGLGPQIEQIRDAVELPFLHPDLYREHGLKAPKGILLYGPPGCGKTLIAKAVANSLAARAIERTGSEETRSYFLNIKGPELLDKYVGETERHIRLIFARAREKASDGSPVVVFFDEMDSLFRTRGTGVSSDVETTIVPQLLSEIDGVEKLENVIVIGASNREDMIDPAILRPGRLDVKIKIHRPDAEGAAEIFAKYITDDLPLHRDDLAEYGGSVPATIQAMVDRTVEKMYSTEKSNEYLEVTYANGDTEMLYFKDFNSGAVIQNVVDRAKKNAIKDLLLDGQKGLRIEHLLQAVVDEFREHEDLPNTTNPDDWARISGKKGERITYIRTIVQGKAGQEPGKTIETTANTGQYL; this is translated from the coding sequence ATGACGTTGGATACAGCAGATAACGGCTCCGGAACCGGGCAACCTGCGCCGGATCCGGCCCGCGCGAATACGGACAGCCAGCTCGCGGTCGCCCAACGCCAGCTCAACGTCCTCCGCGACAAGCTGCGGCATATCGACCGGCAGCTCGCCTCCGCCACCTCAAACAATGCCAAGTTGGTCTCGGCGCTTGAAAACGCGCGGACCGAAATCATCCGGTTGAAAGCGGCGCTTGAGAAAGAGGGCGCCACGCCCTTCAGCTTCGCAACAATCATCCAGGTGAACGCCAGAGGATCGGCGGTGCCAGGCAGCGGGGCCCAAGCGGCACTCCAGGACAGCGCCGACATCTTTCAGTCCGGCCGCAAACTCCGGGTTTCCGTCAGTCCGCTCGTCAACGTCGAACAATTGATGCCCGGTCAGGAAGTGCTGCTGAATGAATCGCTGACCATCGTTGCGGCCCTCTCATTCGAACGCACGGGTGAACTCGTCACAATCAAGGAGTTGCTCGGTAAGGACCGCGTACTGGTGATCGGCCGGGCCGATGAGGAACGCGTTGTCCGGTTGAGCGGACCGCTCCAGTTGGAGCGGATCAGGGTCGGTGATGCCCTGTCGGTTGACAACCGGACCGGCTACGCGCTCGAGAAGATCGCGCGGAGCGAAGTGGAAAACCTGGTGCTTGAGGAAGTGCCGGACATTGCCTATGAAGACATCGGAGGGTTGGGTCCGCAGATCGAGCAGATCCGCGATGCCGTGGAGCTTCCGTTCCTGCACCCGGACCTGTACCGGGAACATGGTCTCAAAGCCCCGAAGGGCATTCTTCTCTACGGCCCGCCCGGGTGCGGCAAAACCCTGATCGCGAAGGCCGTGGCCAATTCACTAGCTGCGCGGGCCATAGAGCGTACCGGATCCGAGGAGACGCGTAGCTACTTCCTAAACATCAAGGGGCCCGAACTGCTCGACAAGTATGTCGGGGAGACGGAGCGGCATATCCGACTCATCTTTGCGAGGGCACGTGAGAAGGCATCGGACGGCTCGCCTGTGGTTGTTTTCTTCGATGAGATGGATTCGCTGTTCCGCACCCGGGGAACCGGTGTGTCCTCCGATGTCGAGACCACCATTGTTCCGCAGCTGCTCAGTGAGATCGACGGTGTCGAGAAGCTGGAGAACGTGATTGTCATCGGAGCTTCCAACCGCGAGGACATGATCGATCCTGCGATACTGCGGCCGGGGAGGCTGGACGTCAAGATCAAGATTCACCGTCCCGATGCGGAGGGCGCCGCGGAGATTTTTGCGAAGTACATCACCGATGACCTGCCGCTGCATCGCGATGACCTGGCTGAATACGGTGGCAGCGTTCCGGCGACCATCCAGGCGATGGTTGATCGCACTGTGGAGAAGATGTACTCCACGGAGAAGTCCAATGAGTACCTCGAAGTCACCTATGCCAATGGCGACACGGAGATGCTGTATTTCAAGGATTTCAACTCGGGAGCAGTCATCCAGAACGTGGTGGACCGCGCGAAGAAAAATGCCATCAAGGATCTGCTGCTCGATGGACAGAAGGGCCTGCGCATCGAGCATCTGCTGCAGGCCGTCGTGGATGAATTCCGTGAGCACGAAGATCTTCCCAACACCACGAACCCCGATGACTGGGCACGGATCTCAGGCAAGAAGGGTGAGAGGATCACGTACATCCGCACGATTGTGCAGGGTAAGGCGGGCCAGGAGCCAGGGAAGACCATCGAGACTACGGCCAATACAGGACAATATCTTTGA
- the dop gene encoding depupylase/deamidase Dop, which produces MGTETEYGIIAPGVADANATVLSTQVVNAYAATLREGLGNLTGTRWDYTDEAPLSDARGWQMGRLAADPSQLTDEAPVLSAEQIALVDQGLSDPSEDATVLMNLVLGNGARLYVDHAHPEYSSPEVTSPLDAVRWDRAGDVVVQRAMQRIASTPGFSPVNLYKNNTDSKSVSYGSHENYLVPRAVPFNRIAAALIPFFVSRQVICGAGRVGIGALNQQPGFQLSQRADFFENEVGLETTVRRPIINTRDEPHAVAEKYRRLHVIIGDANLSEVSNYLKLGTTSLVLSLIEQELVPVPEVADPVRELQAVSHDPSLRHLIRLTDGRQVTAVDLQAIYFEAASKAVATQGSTDPQTADILQRWGTLLDVLRGDPMDGARQVDWIAKLKVLQAYRDRDALDWKDPRLALVDLQYADLRPGKGIYYRLAARGAMERLITDDDVVRAVSEPPRDTRAYFRGHCISRFPKEVVGASWDSIIFELPSQRRLQRIQTREPLRGTAELTEELFAGSRTAEEFVSRLQGGPEPSMAP; this is translated from the coding sequence ATGGGCACGGAGACCGAATACGGCATCATCGCCCCTGGAGTGGCAGACGCCAATGCAACGGTACTTTCCACCCAGGTGGTCAATGCGTACGCAGCAACCTTGCGCGAAGGGCTGGGGAACCTCACCGGAACGCGCTGGGACTACACCGATGAAGCACCGCTGTCCGATGCCCGTGGCTGGCAGATGGGGCGATTGGCCGCGGACCCCAGCCAGCTGACTGATGAAGCGCCGGTGTTGTCTGCTGAGCAGATCGCCCTCGTGGACCAGGGGCTGAGCGATCCCTCCGAAGACGCCACAGTCCTGATGAACCTTGTTCTCGGCAACGGGGCGCGGCTCTACGTCGACCACGCGCACCCCGAGTACTCCTCTCCGGAGGTGACCAGCCCGCTGGATGCCGTGCGCTGGGACCGGGCGGGCGACGTCGTCGTGCAGCGGGCGATGCAGCGTATCGCCTCCACCCCGGGGTTCTCGCCCGTCAACCTGTACAAAAACAACACGGATAGCAAGAGCGTGTCCTATGGTTCCCACGAGAACTACCTGGTGCCCCGCGCGGTTCCCTTCAACAGGATCGCTGCTGCGCTGATTCCGTTCTTCGTTTCCCGGCAAGTGATCTGTGGTGCAGGCAGGGTGGGCATCGGCGCGCTTAACCAGCAGCCGGGTTTCCAACTCAGCCAACGGGCCGACTTCTTTGAGAACGAGGTGGGCCTGGAGACCACCGTCCGGCGTCCCATCATTAATACCCGCGATGAGCCGCATGCCGTGGCGGAGAAGTATCGCCGGTTGCACGTCATCATCGGCGACGCGAATCTCAGTGAGGTATCGAACTACCTCAAGCTTGGAACCACGTCACTGGTGCTTTCACTCATTGAGCAGGAACTTGTGCCGGTCCCGGAAGTAGCCGATCCGGTACGCGAACTGCAGGCAGTGAGCCATGATCCGTCCCTGCGCCATCTGATCCGTTTGACGGACGGGCGCCAGGTCACCGCTGTCGACCTGCAGGCGATCTACTTCGAGGCAGCGAGCAAGGCAGTGGCTACGCAGGGTTCAACGGACCCGCAGACAGCGGATATTCTTCAACGCTGGGGGACGTTGCTGGACGTCCTGCGCGGCGACCCAATGGATGGCGCACGGCAGGTGGACTGGATCGCCAAGCTGAAAGTCTTGCAGGCCTACCGGGACCGCGACGCGTTGGATTGGAAAGATCCACGACTCGCGCTGGTGGACCTCCAGTACGCGGATCTTCGCCCCGGGAAGGGCATCTACTACCGGCTGGCGGCCAGGGGTGCGATGGAGCGGCTCATCACCGACGACGACGTCGTCCGCGCTGTCAGCGAGCCCCCTCGCGACACGCGGGCGTACTTCCGAGGTCACTGCATCTCGCGCTTCCCCAAGGAGGTGGTTGGGGCGAGCTGGGATTCGATTATATTCGAGCTGCCGTCCCAGCGGCGGCTCCAGCGAATCCAGACCCGTGAGCCCCTGCGTGGTACAGCCGAACTGACGGAGGAACTGTTCGCGGGTTCGCGGACGGCTGAGGAATTTGTCTCCCGGCTGCAGGGCGGTCCGGAACCCAGCATGGCACCATAG
- a CDS encoding ubiquitin-like protein Pup codes for MATQDQRNTGSRPQDQEEAEQDPTPPESAGQPQETTQTEGVDDLLDEIDGVLESNAEEFVRGFVQKGGQ; via the coding sequence ATGGCAACACAGGATCAGCGGAATACCGGATCACGCCCGCAAGATCAGGAGGAGGCAGAGCAGGATCCAACGCCTCCGGAGTCGGCCGGCCAGCCCCAGGAGACCACCCAGACCGAAGGCGTCGATGATCTCCTCGATGAGATCGACGGCGTCCTTGAATCGAACGCCGAGGAATTCGTTCGCGGATTCGTACAGAAGGGCGGACAGTAA
- the prcB gene encoding proteasome subunit beta, whose protein sequence is MPEDAAAAIGRAASTSFSDYIASQNPTALPSARNVGSNGSGSSTELAPHATTIVSLTYAGGVLMAGDRRATMGNVIASRHIEKVFPADMFSVLGIAGSAGIALDVTRLFQVELEHYEKIEGTRMSLDGKANRLAAMVRANLPLALQGLAVVPLFAGFDTTRRIGRLFSYDVTGGRYEEQEHHSVGSGSVFARGALKKLWKPNLGEDEAVKVAVEALYDAADDDSATGGPDVVRQLWPVVYTVNGAGNRRIPERSLAQAAQEIIASRSVSGREA, encoded by the coding sequence CTGCCGGAAGACGCCGCTGCGGCCATCGGCCGGGCGGCATCCACCTCCTTTTCCGACTACATAGCTTCCCAGAATCCAACGGCCCTGCCCTCGGCACGTAACGTGGGAAGCAACGGGTCCGGCAGCAGCACCGAACTGGCCCCACACGCCACTACCATCGTCTCGCTGACCTATGCGGGCGGCGTTCTTATGGCCGGAGATCGCAGGGCCACCATGGGAAACGTGATCGCGAGCCGCCATATCGAGAAGGTCTTTCCGGCCGACATGTTCTCGGTTCTCGGCATTGCCGGCAGCGCCGGGATCGCCCTTGATGTCACTCGGCTGTTTCAGGTTGAACTTGAGCATTACGAGAAGATCGAGGGTACCCGCATGAGCCTGGATGGCAAGGCCAATCGTCTGGCCGCCATGGTTCGGGCCAATCTGCCGCTCGCCCTGCAGGGCCTCGCAGTCGTTCCCCTCTTCGCGGGATTCGACACCACCCGCAGGATCGGCCGGCTCTTCTCCTACGACGTGACCGGCGGCCGTTACGAGGAACAGGAGCACCACTCGGTGGGCTCCGGATCCGTCTTCGCCCGGGGAGCCCTGAAGAAACTCTGGAAGCCGAACCTCGGCGAGGATGAGGCCGTGAAGGTAGCAGTCGAAGCGCTCTACGATGCGGCAGATGACGACTCCGCAACAGGTGGCCCCGACGTCGTTCGCCAGTTATGGCCCGTTGTCTACACCGTCAACGGGGCCGGGAATAGGCGCATCCCGGAGCGCAGCCTGGCCCAGGCGGCTCAGGAGATTATCGCCTCCCGCTCGGTATCAGGGCGGGAGGCGTAG
- the prcA gene encoding proteasome subunit alpha codes for MTQQFYVSPEQLMKDRADFARKGIARGRSVVVLSCREGIALVAENPSPSLHKLGEIYDRIAFAAVGKYNEFESLRQAGVRYADVRGYSYDREDVTARGLASVYAQSLGAVFTAESKPFEVELAVAEVGLHPGQDHIYRLTFDGSIADETGFIVMGGQADAVVEALSGRWEAELDFAQVIRAAVDSLSYDAGTSGEPRARLDSATLEVAVLDRDPLAARGSARAFRRLPAAEVDVVLATDRTSS; via the coding sequence ATGACACAACAGTTTTATGTATCGCCGGAACAGCTGATGAAGGACCGCGCGGATTTTGCCCGCAAGGGGATCGCGCGCGGACGCTCAGTAGTGGTCCTCAGCTGTCGGGAGGGTATAGCGCTCGTGGCTGAAAATCCCTCTCCGTCACTTCATAAGCTCGGTGAGATCTACGACCGCATCGCCTTCGCGGCCGTCGGTAAGTACAACGAATTTGAGAGCCTGCGTCAGGCAGGAGTGCGCTACGCCGACGTTCGCGGATACTCATACGATCGGGAGGACGTGACGGCAAGGGGGCTTGCCAGTGTGTATGCGCAAAGCCTCGGCGCTGTGTTCACGGCGGAGAGCAAGCCGTTCGAAGTTGAGCTCGCGGTCGCCGAAGTTGGTCTTCACCCGGGCCAGGACCACATCTACCGGTTGACCTTCGACGGTTCCATCGCGGACGAGACCGGCTTCATTGTGATGGGCGGTCAGGCAGATGCGGTCGTTGAAGCCTTGTCCGGACGATGGGAGGCAGAGCTTGATTTCGCGCAGGTCATTCGCGCGGCCGTGGATTCCCTCAGCTACGACGCCGGGACTTCCGGCGAGCCGCGGGCTCGTCTGGATTCCGCGACCCTGGAGGTCGCCGTTCTGGACCGTGATCCCTTAGCGGCCCGGGGAAGCGCGCGCGCGTTCAGGCGCCTACCGGCAGCAGAGGTTGATGTTGTACTGGCAACGGACAGGACCTCCTCGTAA
- the pafA gene encoding Pup--protein ligase yields the protein MDRRIYGIETEFGIAYSGPNSRPLSPEEVARYLFRKVVSWGRSSNVFLTNGSRLYLDVGSHPEYATAECDDVAQLIAHDRAGELILEDLITEAQRKLGQEGYDGRVYLFKNNTDSAGNSYGSHENYLIPRKLEFSRLSDILIPFLVTRQLLVGAGKVLKTQSGSIYAFSQRADHIWEGVSSATTRSRPIINTRDEPHADAEYYRRLHVIAGDSNMSETTTLLKVASVDLILRMIEAGVIMRDFRLENPIRSIREISHDLTGRLPLKLANGRRVSALDIQREYLGRARSFVETEGAHTPHLERVLELWERTLTAVETGNHSLVEREIDWAIKKKLLDRYMDRNGLDLESARVAQLDLTYHDISPGRGLFFMLQARGETERVVDDVDIKAAVDIPPQTTRAKLRGEFVRRAKEANRDFTVDWVHLKLNDRAQQTILCKDPFAFEDERVSALLEHL from the coding sequence ATGGACAGACGCATCTACGGCATCGAGACGGAGTTCGGGATCGCGTACTCGGGCCCCAACTCTCGCCCCTTATCGCCCGAGGAAGTGGCCCGCTACTTGTTCCGCAAGGTGGTGAGCTGGGGGAGGTCCTCTAATGTCTTCCTCACAAACGGATCCCGCCTCTACCTCGATGTCGGGTCCCACCCCGAGTACGCAACAGCCGAGTGCGACGACGTCGCGCAGCTGATCGCCCATGACCGCGCCGGCGAGCTCATCCTGGAAGACCTCATTACCGAGGCTCAGCGAAAGCTTGGACAGGAGGGTTACGACGGTCGGGTCTACCTCTTCAAGAACAATACGGACTCAGCCGGTAACTCCTACGGATCCCACGAGAACTATCTGATCCCGCGCAAGCTGGAGTTTTCCCGCCTCTCGGATATTCTCATCCCGTTCCTCGTGACGCGGCAGTTGCTGGTCGGCGCGGGGAAGGTACTAAAGACTCAGTCGGGTTCCATCTACGCCTTCTCCCAGCGCGCGGACCACATCTGGGAGGGTGTATCTTCGGCCACCACCCGCTCCAGGCCAATCATCAACACCCGCGATGAACCGCACGCGGATGCCGAGTACTATCGGCGCCTGCATGTGATCGCCGGCGATTCCAACATGTCCGAGACCACCACTCTGCTGAAGGTGGCCTCCGTGGACCTCATTCTGCGCATGATCGAGGCCGGTGTGATCATGCGGGATTTCCGGTTGGAGAATCCGATCAGGAGCATCCGGGAGATATCCCACGACCTGACGGGCCGCCTGCCGCTGAAGCTCGCTAACGGACGCCGTGTTTCGGCGCTCGACATCCAGCGCGAATATCTTGGCCGCGCCCGGTCATTCGTCGAAACGGAGGGCGCCCACACACCACACCTCGAGCGGGTGCTGGAATTATGGGAACGCACGCTCACAGCGGTCGAAACGGGCAATCATTCCCTGGTTGAGCGCGAGATCGACTGGGCGATCAAGAAGAAGCTCCTCGATCGCTATATGGACAGGAACGGCTTGGACCTCGAGTCGGCCCGCGTCGCCCAGCTCGATCTGACCTACCACGACATCTCGCCGGGGCGCGGGCTGTTCTTCATGCTGCAGGCCCGCGGCGAGACCGAGCGCGTGGTTGACGATGTCGACATCAAGGCAGCAGTCGACATTCCGCCCCAGACGACGCGTGCCAAGTTGCGTGGAGAATTTGTCCGGCGCGCTAAGGAAGCGAACCGCGACTTCACCGTGGACTGGGTCCATCTGAAGCTCAATGACAGGGCTCAGCAGACCATTCTCTGCAAGGATCCCTTCGCATTCGAGGACGAGCGCGTCAGTGCGTTGCTGGAACATCTCTAA
- a CDS encoding FKBP-type peptidyl-prolyl cis-trans isomerase, translating to MRKVLAILLPAMLFLSACGGASTPADFEDGKSAGAAETLESVEVTDAGTDTAPEVEFDAPLEITEQGVRTVTEGDGDVIEVGQNINVHVVSLNPEDGSPIQDSYAAGTPQTLPVDDQLKEVYPPLYEVLVGSKVGSQIAFAIPADPEQPQSQNTLLVLKVLSAESPAKKLSSEEVAELEEAGQLPTVTLDDEGVPSIEFPENEAPSDLVVKVIEEGTGEEVTEADTIAANYTGWSWQGEQFDSSFERGEPSEFPLSGVIPGWTQGLSGLKVGAKVLLVIPSEMAYGDAPAQGQPAGPLAFYVEIVEKVPQN from the coding sequence GTGCGAAAAGTACTAGCTATCCTGCTGCCCGCGATGCTATTCCTCAGTGCATGCGGCGGAGCCAGCACGCCCGCAGACTTCGAGGATGGCAAGTCCGCCGGAGCCGCTGAAACCCTTGAGTCCGTGGAGGTTACTGACGCGGGAACTGACACCGCACCGGAAGTTGAATTCGACGCCCCGCTGGAGATTACAGAACAGGGCGTGCGCACCGTGACGGAGGGCGACGGCGATGTGATCGAGGTCGGTCAGAACATCAACGTGCACGTTGTGTCCCTCAACCCGGAGGACGGCAGCCCAATTCAGGATTCCTACGCGGCTGGCACGCCCCAAACACTTCCGGTCGATGACCAACTCAAAGAAGTCTACCCGCCCCTATACGAAGTGCTCGTAGGATCGAAGGTCGGTTCACAGATCGCCTTCGCCATTCCGGCGGACCCTGAACAGCCGCAGTCCCAGAACACTTTGCTCGTCCTCAAAGTACTCAGCGCCGAGAGTCCGGCGAAGAAGCTCTCCTCGGAAGAGGTGGCTGAGCTTGAGGAAGCCGGCCAGCTGCCCACCGTTACCCTCGACGACGAGGGTGTACCCTCGATCGAGTTCCCCGAGAATGAAGCGCCCTCGGACCTCGTGGTCAAGGTGATCGAGGAAGGTACCGGTGAGGAAGTCACCGAAGCCGACACAATTGCGGCAAACTACACCGGATGGAGCTGGCAGGGCGAGCAGTTCGATTCCAGCTTCGAGCGCGGGGAGCCGAGCGAGTTCCCGCTCAGTGGAGTCATTCCGGGATGGACTCAAGGCCTTTCCGGTCTGAAGGTGGGCGCGAAGGTGCTGCTGGTCATTCCGTCGGAGATGGCATACGGGGATGCTCCCGCGCAAGGCCAGCCCGCCGGGCCACTTGCCTTCTACGTTGAGATCGTCGAAAAAGTACCCCAGAACTAA
- a CDS encoding FKBP-type peptidyl-prolyl cis-trans isomerase, translating to MSFGAREYDRNKPEVDFPGQDLPEDLVVKDLIEGNGREAQAGDTVSAHYVGVAFSTGEEFDSSWNRGTPLDFRIGVGQVIQGWDQGIPGMKVGGRRRLEIPPHLAYGDSGAGSAIAPGESLIFVVDLMGVR from the coding sequence ATGTCGTTTGGAGCGCGAGAGTATGACCGCAACAAGCCTGAAGTCGATTTTCCTGGGCAGGACCTGCCCGAGGACCTCGTAGTCAAGGACCTCATCGAAGGCAACGGCCGTGAGGCACAAGCCGGAGACACAGTGTCCGCACATTATGTGGGCGTTGCATTCTCGACGGGCGAAGAGTTCGATTCCTCCTGGAACCGTGGCACGCCCCTCGATTTCAGGATCGGTGTGGGACAGGTCATTCAGGGCTGGGATCAGGGCATCCCGGGAATGAAGGTCGGTGGCCGCCGCCGCCTTGAGATCCCGCCGCACCTCGCCTACGGCGACAGCGGCGCGGGGTCCGCCATAGCGCCCGGAGAATCACTCATATTCGTGGTGGACCTGATGGGCGTCCGATAA